The following proteins come from a genomic window of Geothrix edaphica:
- a CDS encoding winged helix-turn-helix transcriptional regulator has protein sequence MAIDLLGKPWTGQILWILQEGPLRFNELATKVQGIGEKVLSARLKELECQGLLVRRVLPTTPVRVEYELTCKGQGFRQVVEAVTHWGTQISESSDQAR, from the coding sequence ATGGCCATCGACCTCCTGGGCAAGCCCTGGACGGGTCAGATCCTGTGGATCCTCCAGGAGGGGCCTCTGCGCTTCAACGAGCTGGCCACCAAGGTGCAGGGCATCGGCGAGAAGGTGCTCTCGGCCCGCTTGAAGGAGCTGGAGTGCCAGGGCCTGCTGGTGCGGCGCGTCCTGCCCACCACGCCCGTGCGGGTCGAGTACGAGCTCACCTGCAAGGGGCAGGGCTTCCGCCAGGTGGTGGAGGCCGTCACGCACTGGGGGACCCAGATCT
- a CDS encoding DUF3187 family protein, with protein MRAMLALALGLSLQAQDEPYPEMGPLPTRNMFTLLQAPMTYQPQAPRPIGPGQWQLTLTHVRANVFEFSNLIKDHPPAWFQGRHRMDRASLEALAAEYPTAPFVFYFDEEIARTTLQVRRGLTERTDIWMELPVESHGGGDLDAPIETFHKAFGFGQWGRSEVARNQAVVATIRYGRLDFVREGAQPTRLQDPLFGVVHLLHQDASTGLSATFTVKPPLVRTYSSFKSGWDLEGGLSGWWQPSATQIVYAGAAYTHRGRGNSAYNQLDYTSDIGAHVTWQGRRNRMVQPFVQLYFLSGFSTPQPFAKLHDGSLQHDVGLHVYLDARTTLTFRYVNNITHNENTDDASFAAGLTHRF; from the coding sequence ATGCGCGCCATGCTCGCGCTGGCCCTTGGCCTGTCCCTCCAGGCCCAGGACGAGCCCTACCCCGAGATGGGCCCCCTGCCCACCCGCAACATGTTCACGCTGCTTCAGGCCCCCATGACCTATCAGCCCCAGGCCCCGCGCCCCATCGGCCCCGGCCAGTGGCAGCTGACCCTCACCCATGTGCGAGCCAATGTGTTCGAGTTCTCGAACCTGATCAAGGACCATCCCCCAGCCTGGTTCCAGGGCCGCCACCGCATGGACCGCGCCTCGCTTGAGGCCCTGGCGGCCGAATACCCCACGGCGCCCTTCGTCTTCTACTTCGACGAGGAGATCGCCCGCACCACCCTCCAGGTCCGCCGGGGGCTCACCGAGCGCACGGACATCTGGATGGAGCTGCCTGTGGAGAGCCACGGCGGCGGCGACCTGGACGCACCCATCGAGACCTTCCACAAGGCCTTCGGCTTCGGCCAGTGGGGCCGCTCCGAGGTGGCCCGGAACCAAGCCGTGGTGGCCACCATCCGCTACGGACGGCTGGACTTCGTGCGAGAGGGCGCCCAGCCCACCCGCCTCCAGGATCCTCTCTTCGGCGTGGTCCACCTGCTCCACCAGGATGCCTCCACGGGCCTGAGCGCCACCTTCACCGTGAAACCGCCCCTGGTCCGCACCTACAGCTCGTTCAAGTCCGGCTGGGATCTCGAAGGCGGGCTCAGCGGCTGGTGGCAGCCCTCGGCCACGCAGATCGTCTACGCGGGTGCCGCCTACACCCACCGGGGACGCGGCAATTCGGCCTACAACCAGCTGGACTACACCTCGGACATCGGGGCCCACGTGACCTGGCAGGGGCGCCGCAACCGAATGGTCCAACCCTTTGTCCAGCTCTACTTCCTCAGCGGCTTCAGCACCCCCCAGCCCTTCGCCAAACTGCATGACGGCAGCCTCCAGCATGATGTGGGCCTCCACGTCTATCTGGATGCGAGGACCACGCTCACCTTCCGCTACGTGAACAACATCACCCACAACGAGAACACCGACGATGCTTCCTTCGCGGCGGGCCTCACCCACCGGTTCTGA
- a CDS encoding TMEM175 family protein, with product MGKNRLEAFSDGVLAIIITIMVLELRAPRGDAFGALWPLLPTFVGYALSFIYIAIYWNNHHHMLHAARKVNGPILWANTHLLFWLSLVPFATAWMGSNNFAARPVALYGFVLLMAALAYYLLSQCLIHHHGRGSLLEAAVGADFKGKASIAIYASAILLSFANRWAGFALYWVVALIWLVPDRRIERILAREGAGEGGSRP from the coding sequence ATGGGCAAGAACCGGCTGGAAGCCTTCAGTGACGGCGTGCTGGCCATCATTATCACGATCATGGTGCTGGAACTGCGGGCGCCTCGCGGCGACGCCTTCGGGGCCCTCTGGCCCCTCCTGCCGACCTTCGTGGGCTATGCGCTGAGCTTCATCTACATCGCCATCTACTGGAACAACCACCACCACATGCTCCACGCGGCCAGGAAGGTGAACGGGCCGATCCTGTGGGCCAACACGCACCTGCTGTTCTGGCTCTCCCTGGTGCCGTTCGCCACGGCCTGGATGGGGAGCAACAACTTCGCGGCCCGACCCGTGGCCCTCTACGGGTTCGTCCTGCTCATGGCCGCCCTGGCCTATTACCTGCTGAGCCAGTGCCTCATCCACCACCACGGACGGGGGTCGCTTCTGGAGGCTGCGGTGGGTGCGGACTTCAAGGGGAAGGCCTCCATCGCGATCTATGCTTCTGCCATCCTTTTGTCCTTCGCCAATCGCTGGGCCGGCTTCGCACTCTATTGGGTGGTGGCCCTCATCTGGCTGGTGCCGGACCGGCGCATCGAGCGGATCCTGGCCCGCGAAGGCGCCGGGGAGGGCGGCTCCAGGCCCTGA
- a CDS encoding DUF1697 domain-containing protein, with protein sequence MSRTFAFLRAINVGGHTVTMERLRELFAGFGLQGVETFIASGNLIFETGRETEAALSRRIEAGLKAALGYEVAVLLRGEAELAALVGGCPFREVEVSAAKALNVAFLAAPLTEAQETKLQTLGTAVDAFRTTGREVWWLCQVKQSESTFSNAVFERALGVRSTIRGFSTLQRLAAKHLKA encoded by the coding sequence ATGAGTCGAACCTTCGCCTTCCTCCGTGCCATCAATGTCGGTGGCCATACGGTCACCATGGAACGGCTGCGGGAGCTGTTCGCGGGCTTCGGTCTGCAGGGCGTGGAAACGTTCATCGCCAGTGGCAACCTGATCTTCGAAACTGGCCGGGAGACCGAGGCGGCCCTTTCCAGACGCATCGAAGCGGGCTTGAAGGCAGCCCTGGGCTACGAGGTGGCGGTCCTTCTCCGCGGAGAGGCGGAATTGGCTGCCTTGGTGGGGGGCTGCCCCTTCCGTGAGGTCGAGGTGTCCGCCGCCAAGGCCTTGAACGTGGCTTTTCTCGCCGCGCCGCTCACAGAGGCCCAGGAAACGAAGCTCCAGACCCTCGGCACGGCGGTGGACGCCTTTCGAACCACCGGCCGCGAGGTGTGGTGGCTCTGTCAGGTGAAGCAGAGCGAATCCACCTTCTCCAATGCCGTCTTCGAGCGGGCCCTCGGCGTGCGGAGCACCATCCGCGGTTTCAGCACCTTGCAGCGGCTGGCGGCAAAGCACCTGAAGGCTTGA
- the map gene encoding type I methionyl aminopeptidase translates to MVLIREQIRYKSRKEIEKLREAGRVAANALRLAARAAKPGVSLLEIDRIAEAYIRQQGASPSFKGYHGFPATLCTSVNDKVVHGIPSKYVLQEGDIIAIDCGAKLDGYHGDTCLTVGVGKISDEARRLIQTAQLAMFVGIEHCRPGERLGDMATAVQTFAEERGYSVVREYIGHGLGRDLHEDPQVVFADQRPGTGFRMEPGMTITIEPILNIGSHRCLVEPDGWTVRTRDGQLSAQFEHDIAITKDGPEILSIPDPEFELEDGL, encoded by the coding sequence ATGGTCCTGATCCGAGAGCAGATCCGCTACAAGAGCCGCAAGGAGATCGAGAAGCTCCGCGAGGCGGGCCGCGTGGCCGCCAACGCCCTGCGCCTGGCCGCCCGGGCCGCCAAGCCCGGCGTGAGCCTGCTGGAGATCGACCGGATCGCCGAGGCCTACATCCGCCAGCAGGGGGCCTCCCCCAGCTTCAAGGGCTACCACGGCTTCCCCGCCACCCTCTGCACCTCCGTGAACGACAAAGTGGTGCACGGCATCCCCTCCAAATACGTGCTCCAGGAGGGCGACATCATCGCCATCGACTGCGGCGCCAAGCTCGACGGCTACCATGGCGACACCTGCCTGACCGTGGGCGTGGGCAAGATCAGCGACGAGGCCCGCCGCCTCATCCAGACGGCCCAGCTGGCCATGTTCGTGGGGATCGAGCACTGCCGTCCCGGCGAGCGCCTGGGCGACATGGCCACCGCCGTGCAGACCTTCGCCGAGGAACGCGGTTATTCCGTGGTGCGCGAGTACATCGGCCATGGCCTGGGCCGCGACCTGCACGAGGATCCCCAGGTGGTCTTCGCGGACCAGCGGCCGGGCACCGGCTTCCGCATGGAGCCGGGGATGACCATCACCATCGAGCCCATCCTCAACATCGGCAGCCACAGGTGCCTGGTGGAACCCGATGGCTGGACCGTCCGCACACGCGACGGCCAGCTCTCCGCCCAGTTCGAGCACGACATCGCCATCACCAAGGACGGCCCGGAGATCCTGAGCATTCCCGATCCTGAATTCGAGCTGGAGGACGGGCTGTAG
- a CDS encoding thioesterase family protein, translating into MVLFFRTLWKGLTLWFRPGLEPLGTSVLRFRVWPNDLDVNVHMNNGRFLSIMDLGRFDLSFRTRLGKAMLRNRWQPLVGAITMRYRRSLDPFESYELHTRLLGWDDKWVFLEQRFLKRGGDLAAEGIVKALFRGKAGNVPMAEVLHLMEYDGPQPELPEAIRRWAKV; encoded by the coding sequence ATGGTTCTGTTCTTCCGCACCCTCTGGAAAGGCCTCACCCTCTGGTTCCGGCCAGGGCTGGAGCCGTTGGGAACGTCGGTGCTCCGCTTCCGCGTCTGGCCCAACGACCTGGACGTGAACGTCCACATGAACAACGGCCGCTTCCTCAGCATCATGGACCTGGGCCGCTTCGACCTCAGCTTCCGCACCAGGCTCGGCAAGGCCATGCTGCGGAACCGCTGGCAGCCCCTCGTTGGGGCCATCACCATGCGCTATCGCCGCAGCCTCGATCCCTTCGAGTCCTACGAGCTGCACACGCGGCTGCTGGGCTGGGATGACAAGTGGGTCTTCCTGGAGCAGCGGTTCCTGAAGCGGGGCGGTGACCTGGCCGCCGAAGGCATCGTGAAGGCCCTCTTCCGAGGGAAGGCTGGCAACGTCCCCATGGCCGAGGTGCTCCACCTGATGGAGTACGACGGACCGCAACCCGAACTGCCCGAGGCGATCAGGAGATGGGCGAAGGTGTAG
- the ispE gene encoding 4-(cytidine 5'-diphospho)-2-C-methyl-D-erythritol kinase: protein MEFTVQAPAKLNRFLAVLGRRADGFHELELVTTVLEGVLDLTDTLEGEPASALSLAISGPTGAGLVADASNLVIKAWRLLEEAAKRPLPAHLHLEKRIPHGAGLGGGSSDAAAALRLGNRMFDLGLGEDKLLGLAARLGSDVPLFLLGGTVLGLGRGERVFPLRPVPLEPILLVHPGLHLSTPSVYRALQDVGYPFPEALASQPGGAAPPWRNDLTGAALWVCPPLAEVRDALRDSGGEPLLCGSGSCWAARYASVQARDMAAEQLSGHSGWGVWHV, encoded by the coding sequence ATGGAATTCACAGTCCAGGCTCCCGCCAAGCTCAACCGCTTCCTCGCCGTGCTCGGCCGGCGGGCGGATGGCTTCCACGAGCTGGAGCTGGTCACCACCGTGCTGGAAGGTGTGTTGGACCTGACGGATACGCTGGAGGGCGAACCTGCCTCCGCGCTGTCCCTCGCCATCTCCGGTCCCACCGGTGCGGGTCTCGTGGCCGACGCATCCAACCTGGTGATCAAGGCCTGGCGTCTGCTGGAGGAGGCCGCGAAACGGCCCCTGCCCGCGCACCTGCACCTGGAGAAGCGCATCCCCCACGGCGCGGGTCTCGGTGGCGGCAGCAGCGATGCCGCGGCGGCCCTGCGTCTGGGCAACCGGATGTTCGACCTGGGCCTGGGCGAGGACAAGCTGCTGGGCCTGGCGGCCCGTCTGGGCAGCGATGTGCCCTTGTTCCTCCTGGGCGGGACCGTGCTGGGGCTGGGCCGCGGCGAGCGGGTGTTCCCCCTCCGGCCGGTGCCCCTGGAACCCATCCTGCTCGTCCATCCCGGCCTGCACTTGAGCACGCCCAGCGTGTACCGCGCCCTCCAGGACGTGGGCTACCCCTTCCCCGAGGCCCTGGCCTCCCAGCCCGGAGGCGCCGCGCCACCCTGGCGCAACGACCTCACGGGCGCGGCGCTGTGGGTGTGCCCGCCGCTGGCCGAGGTGCGCGACGCCCTGCGCGACAGCGGCGGCGAGCCCCTGCTCTGCGGCTCGGGGAGTTGCTGGGCGGCGCGCTACGCTTCGGTCCAGGCCCGGGACATGGCGGCGGAACAGCTGTCCGGTCACTCTGGATGGGGCGTCTGGCACGTGTAA
- a CDS encoding NAD(P)H-dependent oxidoreductase has product MDDSREGRPRKILVILGHPRRESFCGALAGAYLEGAGSAGHQARRLDLADLAFDPDVRMPSPRDQGLEPDLARAQALILWADHLVFVYPAWWGTLPALLKGFLDRVLTPGFAFAADEADPSAWAKLLKGRSAHLLVTMDTPPWVYRFVYRQPGHQAMRRATLGFCGIGPTFISTFGPVLSSSPEQRAGWLEGVRREPLRLADRLRRDAVRRRAGAWLRLLRLQFYPMAWVAYTIGALLAWRHGGTFSPQVYWLGYLCLFLMEALTVLSNEWFDQGTDRLNHHAGPFNGGSRVLVEGELAPGSVRRAMLGLTLLLGLALAVLAALPGPAGPGPMAMLALAVLAVGYTAPPLKLSYRGLGELDVGLTHSFAAILCGGLLQSGVWRDPHLWLIGAPLFFATVAAITLSALPDHEADRMVAKRTLAVLLGRRGAALTALGFVAVAAICGVVWQQRGLFGGRSGLAVFLAIPHGLLLVRAIWRYLRRGAPCERINGIMVLALTYLLWFGIIPLAGLS; this is encoded by the coding sequence ATGGACGATTCCAGGGAAGGCCGGCCCCGCAAGATCCTGGTGATCCTGGGCCACCCCCGCCGGGAGAGCTTCTGCGGCGCCCTGGCCGGGGCCTACCTCGAGGGCGCCGGAAGCGCGGGCCACCAGGCCCGGCGGCTGGATCTGGCGGACCTCGCCTTCGACCCGGATGTCCGGATGCCCTCGCCCCGGGACCAGGGCCTGGAACCGGACCTGGCCCGGGCGCAGGCACTGATCCTCTGGGCGGATCATCTGGTCTTCGTCTACCCCGCCTGGTGGGGCACCCTGCCCGCCCTGCTCAAGGGATTCCTCGATCGGGTGCTCACCCCAGGCTTCGCCTTCGCAGCGGACGAGGCGGACCCCTCGGCCTGGGCCAAGCTTCTGAAGGGCCGCTCGGCCCACCTGCTGGTGACCATGGACACCCCGCCCTGGGTGTACCGGTTCGTCTACCGCCAGCCCGGCCACCAGGCCATGCGCCGGGCGACGCTGGGCTTCTGCGGCATCGGGCCCACCTTCATCTCCACCTTCGGGCCCGTGCTGTCCTCTTCGCCGGAGCAGCGGGCCGGGTGGCTGGAGGGTGTCCGGAGGGAGCCGCTCCGGCTCGCGGACCGGCTTCGCCGGGACGCAGTCCGGCGGCGTGCCGGGGCCTGGCTGAGGCTGCTCCGGCTGCAGTTCTACCCCATGGCCTGGGTGGCTTACACCATCGGCGCACTGCTGGCCTGGCGCCACGGGGGGACCTTCTCGCCGCAGGTCTACTGGCTCGGCTACCTCTGCCTCTTCCTGATGGAGGCGCTGACGGTCCTCAGCAACGAGTGGTTCGATCAGGGCACGGACCGGCTCAACCATCATGCAGGCCCCTTCAACGGCGGCAGCCGGGTGCTGGTCGAGGGGGAACTGGCCCCCGGCAGTGTCCGGCGGGCGATGCTCGGCCTGACCCTGCTGCTGGGCCTGGCCCTGGCGGTGCTCGCCGCCCTGCCCGGCCCCGCCGGACCCGGCCCGATGGCCATGCTCGCCCTGGCGGTGCTGGCGGTGGGCTATACCGCCCCGCCCCTGAAGCTCAGCTACCGCGGCCTGGGCGAGCTCGATGTGGGTCTCACCCATAGCTTCGCGGCGATCCTCTGCGGCGGGCTCCTCCAGTCCGGCGTCTGGCGGGACCCGCACCTCTGGCTCATCGGGGCGCCGCTCTTCTTCGCCACCGTCGCGGCCATCACCCTGTCGGCCCTGCCGGACCACGAGGCCGACCGGATGGTGGCCAAGCGGACCCTGGCGGTCCTCCTGGGCCGCCGGGGGGCGGCGCTGACGGCCCTGGGTTTCGTGGCCGTCGCCGCCATCTGCGGTGTGGTCTGGCAGCAGCGTGGCCTCTTCGGCGGGCGGAGCGGACTCGCCGTCTTCCTGGCCATCCCCCACGGCCTCCTGCTGGTCCGGGCCATCTGGCGCTACCTGCGCCGGGGCGCGCCCTGCGAGCGGATCAACGGGATCATGGTCCTGGCCCTGACCTACCTCCTGTGGTTCGGGATCATCCCCCTGGCCGGCCTGTCTTGA
- a CDS encoding ABC transporter ATP-binding protein: MSAPALRIRGLRKAFPKVVAVAGVDLEVARGEVFGLLGPNGAGKTTTLEIIEGLTEADGGDIEILGLTWAKHGQEIRARIGVQLQSTSLFNKITPRESLDLYGSYYPKRRSTEELLDLVQLQEKADAYHITLSGGQQQRLALALALVNDPELVFLDEPTTGLDPQARRSLWDVVRRMKGEGRTVMLTTHYMDEAEALCDRLAIMDHGKVIATGTPASLIADLAIPSVVELTFEGAAPDPAAFSARLGQAVECRADLWEIPTPDPKALLPRLLEAAEAAAVPFQQVHVRRATLEDVFLHRTGRSLRE, encoded by the coding sequence ATGTCCGCACCAGCCCTCCGCATCCGCGGCCTGCGCAAAGCCTTCCCCAAGGTGGTCGCCGTGGCCGGGGTGGATCTGGAAGTGGCCCGGGGCGAGGTCTTCGGCCTGCTGGGCCCCAACGGGGCGGGCAAGACCACGACGCTGGAGATCATCGAGGGTCTGACCGAGGCCGACGGCGGGGACATCGAGATCCTGGGCCTGACCTGGGCGAAGCATGGACAGGAGATCCGCGCCCGCATCGGCGTGCAGCTCCAGAGCACCAGCCTCTTCAACAAGATCACGCCCCGGGAGTCGCTCGATCTCTACGGCAGCTACTACCCGAAGCGGCGGAGCACGGAGGAGCTGCTGGACCTGGTGCAGCTCCAGGAGAAGGCCGACGCCTACCACATCACCCTCAGCGGCGGGCAGCAGCAGCGGCTGGCCCTGGCGCTGGCCCTGGTCAACGATCCCGAGCTGGTGTTCCTCGATGAGCCCACCACGGGCCTCGATCCCCAGGCCCGGCGCAGCCTCTGGGACGTGGTGCGCCGCATGAAGGGCGAAGGCCGGACTGTCATGCTCACCACCCACTACATGGACGAGGCGGAGGCCCTCTGCGACCGGCTGGCCATCATGGACCACGGAAAGGTCATCGCCACGGGAACCCCGGCCTCGCTCATCGCGGACCTGGCCATTCCCAGCGTGGTGGAGCTGACGTTTGAAGGGGCGGCACCGGATCCGGCGGCCTTCTCCGCGCGGCTGGGCCAGGCCGTGGAGTGCCGTGCGGACCTCTGGGAGATCCCCACGCCCGATCCCAAGGCGCTCCTTCCGCGGCTCCTGGAAGCCGCCGAAGCTGCGGCGGTGCCCTTCCAGCAGGTGCATGTGCGCCGGGCCACCCTCGAAGACGTGTTCCTGCACCGCACCGGGCGCAGCCTGAGGGAGTAG
- a CDS encoding ABC transporter permease has translation MLWRQFVMEWRLYSRDRVAMFWTFAFPVILLLGFGTIFRDGGGPKLSVVRVQAPAPSARDLALDQALADLQLKVQTLPKAEAEARWARGETAAQLETEGAGYRLRLNSYLMAQAGATAGLVNQAWLMAQARLNGEPEPQRIPVQVESPGHKHSANYASFLLPGLLGLNLVSMGLFSVGMVNVSYREKGKFRRLAVTPLPKWIFLLGQVLHRLTVTVIQAGILLLVGRLVFGIQNQGSFLDLLLIMTLGTGCFMAFGFALSGFAETSEGYAAISNLVFFPLMMLSGVYFTLDSAPAWLQHAVAVMPLAPFLRALRAVFNDGGTLAGHGVGLAIVAAWGCAAFALAVRRFRWA, from the coding sequence ATGCTCTGGCGGCAGTTCGTGATGGAATGGCGGCTCTACAGCCGCGACCGCGTGGCCATGTTCTGGACCTTCGCCTTCCCGGTGATCCTCCTGCTGGGCTTCGGGACGATCTTCCGCGATGGCGGCGGCCCCAAGCTCTCCGTCGTGCGCGTGCAGGCCCCGGCGCCCAGCGCGCGGGACCTGGCCCTCGACCAGGCCCTGGCGGACCTGCAGCTCAAGGTCCAGACGCTGCCGAAGGCCGAGGCCGAGGCCCGCTGGGCCCGCGGCGAGACCGCCGCCCAGCTGGAAACGGAGGGCGCCGGCTACCGCCTCCGCCTGAACAGCTACCTCATGGCCCAGGCGGGGGCGACCGCCGGGCTGGTGAACCAGGCCTGGCTGATGGCCCAGGCGCGCTTGAACGGCGAGCCGGAGCCGCAGCGGATCCCTGTCCAGGTGGAGAGCCCCGGGCACAAGCACTCCGCCAACTACGCCTCCTTCCTGCTGCCGGGCCTGCTGGGCCTGAACCTCGTCAGCATGGGCCTCTTCAGCGTGGGCATGGTGAACGTGTCCTACCGGGAGAAGGGCAAGTTCCGCCGCCTGGCCGTGACGCCCCTCCCCAAGTGGATCTTCCTGCTGGGCCAGGTGCTGCACCGCCTCACGGTCACCGTGATCCAGGCCGGCATCCTGCTGCTGGTGGGCCGCCTGGTCTTCGGCATCCAGAACCAGGGGTCCTTCCTGGACCTGCTGCTCATCATGACCCTGGGCACCGGCTGCTTCATGGCGTTCGGCTTCGCCCTCAGCGGCTTTGCGGAGACCTCCGAGGGCTACGCCGCCATCTCGAACCTGGTGTTCTTCCCCCTGATGATGCTCAGTGGCGTCTACTTCACCCTGGACTCGGCGCCGGCCTGGCTCCAGCACGCCGTGGCCGTGATGCCCCTGGCCCCGTTCCTGCGGGCCCTGCGGGCCGTGTTCAACGACGGGGGCACCCTGGCGGGACATGGGGTGGGACTGGCCATCGTGGCGGCCTGGGGTTGCGCGGCCTTCGCCCTGGCGGTCCGCCGGTTCCGCTGGGCCTGA